Proteins encoded together in one Patescibacteria group bacterium window:
- a CDS encoding macrocin O-methyltransferase: protein MFTQISNQLKEEGFTNFHYIRSWLCEKRFFLKYSDFFIKLLEDIKEQTNMDSEEQFTLYSGMVATSKLPGEVAEVGVYKGGSAKILCETKGNKKLYLFDTFEGIPKKEITKGDLVKPNWLNETSLEGVKEYLKDYQNIFLYKGLFPETAKDISNKLFCFVHLDADTYKGTLEGLKFFWPKMVKGGRIVVHDYNNKTLPGVKKAFKEFFKDNPELIIDIADTQGMVIKNR, encoded by the coding sequence ATGTTTACACAAATAAGTAATCAGCTAAAAGAAGAGGGATTTACAAATTTTCATTATATACGCAGCTGGCTATGTGAAAAACGTTTTTTCCTTAAATATAGCGATTTTTTCATTAAACTCCTAGAAGATATTAAAGAACAAACCAATATGGATAGCGAAGAGCAGTTTACCCTCTATTCCGGCATGGTGGCAACGTCTAAATTGCCTGGTGAGGTGGCTGAAGTTGGGGTATATAAGGGGGGTTCTGCCAAAATTCTTTGCGAAACAAAAGGAAATAAAAAGTTATATTTATTTGACACCTTCGAAGGTATCCCCAAGAAGGAAATTACTAAGGGGGACTTAGTAAAGCCTAACTGGCTAAACGAAACTTCGTTAGAAGGAGTTAAAGAATATTTAAAGGACTATCAAAACATATTTTTATACAAGGGGCTATTCCCTGAAACTGCAAAAGATATTTCAAACAAACTTTTTTGTTTTGTACATTTAGATGCCGATACTTACAAAGGCACCCTGGAAGGGCTTAAATTTTTCTGGCCAAAAATGGTCAAAGGAGGAAGAATTGTGGTTCACGACTACAACAATAAAACTTTACCGGGGGTAAAAAAAGCTTTCAAAGAATTTTTTAAAGATAATCCTGAATTAATAATTGATATTGCCGATACCCAAGGAATGGTGATT